The stretch of DNA GAACAAGGCCGACCTGACCAGCGCGCTGGACGCCGCACTGACCCCGTCGGTCGCCTCCGCACCGGCCAACCAGGGCGTGATGAACCAGATCTGGAACCCGATCGTCACCCCGGTGAAGGCGCAGGTGCAGACGGGGCTCGACCAGGGCACCGCCGCCGCGACGCAGGCCGCGGACGCGGCCGTGACGCAGCAGGTGACCGCCGCCGTCCAGGCCCAGGTCGCCGCCGGTGCTCTGCCGGCCGCGCGGGCGCAGGCCGTGATCGACAGCCAGGTCGCAGCGGCCAAGCCGGCGGCCGAGCAGAAGGCGCTCGCGGCGGCGGCCCAGCAGGCCGGCGTCACGGTGGCCGACGGCAAGCTCGCCGTCGACTACACCGACGCGACGCAGCGGGGTGCGGTGGTGGACAAGGTGGTGCCGACGATGATCGACCAGCTGAAGAGCGCGTCCGCCCCGTCGACCTCGTCGTCGAGCACCGCGGACACGTCCTTCCTCAAGGGTGCCGACAAGCGGCTGACCAGGCCGTTCCTCGCCGGGTTCAACGACTCGGCGGTGGCCGTCTACTGGGTGGGCCTGAGCGTGATGCTGCTGGCCTTCGTCCTCACCTGGTTCTTCAAGACGCCGCCGCTGCGTCAGCGCTCCGCACTGCAGGAGCGAGCCGACGCCCTGCACACCGCCGACGACCTCGAGGTCGACGCGATCGACGCCGCGGTCGGTGCCGGGGCCCCGACGGGACCCGGTGGCGGAACCGTGCACACGCACGGGGCATGATCAGCGTGACGGGGACCCCGGCAGCCGGGGTCCCCGCCGGCTCGGCCCGACGAGGAGGAGGCGCCGTGAACCATCCAGCAACGGTCGTCCCGGCCGCACCGGGACTGGACCGGCCCTGCTCGCTGCGGGAGCAGAAGAAGCAGCAGACGCGCCATGCGATCCACGACGCGGCCTGCCGGCTGGTGATGGAGCGCGGCCTGCCGCACGTCACCGTGGCGGACATCTGCGCCGAGGCGACCGTGTCCGAGCGGACCTTCTTCAACTACTACCCGTCGAAGGCGGCCGCCGCGCTGGGCCTGCCGGACACCGCCCTCGCGGCGCACGACGAGGAGCGCTTCCTCGCGGCGCACGGGCCCCTGGTGGACGACGTGTGCCTGCTGGTCGCCGACACCGCCGAGCTGCACGACCACGACCTGCCGCGGCTGCGCGAGCTGATCCGCCTCGAGCCGGACCTGCTGACCGCGGTGAAGCAGTGGACCGTCAGCCTCCGCAAGCGGATCGTCGAGCTCGCCGAGCAGCGCACGTCACCGGAACGCGCCCGGCTCGCCGTCGCGCTGGTGTTCGCGGCGCTGCTGCTGCACGCCGACGGCGGGTACACGTCGCACCCGCCGACCGCGCGGGAGCTGCGGGAGACCGTGGCGCGCCTGGTCGCGGTCGGGGCGGAGTCGGAGGACTCCTTCGCCGCCGACCTGGCGCCGGTGCTGGTGCCGGGCGTCGCTCGCTGAGCACCGGCGCGGTGGCAGCGGAGGGTCGATGTTCTGGGTGGTGATGACGGTGGTCGCCTCGACCGTCACGGTGACCTACGCGGTCATCGGCCGGTACGGGCAGCGTTGGGGCATCTCGGTGGAGCGCACGCGGCGCTTCCGCACCTCGAGCTGGCTCGCCGCCGGGTGGACCGCCGTCTGCGTCGGTCACTTCCTCGTCGGCCGCTGAGCGGCTACCGGCCGCCGCCGGGGGTGGTCGGCACGGCGGCCTTGCGCGGCCACAGCGCGGTGGCGGCTCCCGTCGCGGCGGCGGCGACCACCGCGAGCACCAGTGCCGCACCGCGTAGTCCCGCGGCGCCGAGCCAGCCGGCCAGCGGGTAGGTGACCAGCCAGCAGGCGTGCGACAGGGAGAACTGCGCGGCGAACACCGAGTGCCGTTCGCCGGCGGGCACGTGCCGCACGATCAGCCGGGCGATGGGCACCTCCGCGGCCGCCCAGCCGGCGCCGACGGCGAGCCACACCAGGCCGACGGTCACCAGCCCCGCCGTCGGCGCCTGGATGCCGAGCGCGAGCGGCACCGCGAACGTCGCCACCGTGAGCAGCACGGCTCCGCCGAGCATCACGCCGCGCTCCGACCGTCGGCGCAGCACGGCCGGTAGCGCCAGCGCCGTCGTCATCGACCCCAGGCCGTTGACCGCCAGGAGCAGGGCGACCACGTCGTTGCTCTGCCCGAAGGTGTCGCGCGCGATCACCACCGTCTGCACCAGCACGAACGCGCCCGCCGCCGCCACGGCCAGGTTCAGCGCGAGCGCCGGACGCAGGCCGGGGGTGCGGGCCATCAGCAGGGCGCCGTGGCGGACGCGGGCGCCGAGCGGCAGCTCCTCGAACGGCGTGCCCTCGTCCGCAGCGGCCGGGGTGGCCGCACGCGGGACGACGACGGACATGATCAGCACCGCCGAGGCCGCGAACCCGAGCCCGGTCCCGACGAACAGCGCGTGCGTCGACACCACCAGCAGCAGGGCCGCGGCCAGCATCGGGGACAGCACCATCTCCAGGTCGTCGGCCAGCCGGGAGAACGACAGCGCCTGGGTGTACTCGTGCTCGTCGGTCACCACGTCGGGCAGCGCGGACTGGAAGGTCGGGGTGTGCACGGCGGACGCCGCCTGCAGCACGAACACCAGCACGTAGATCTGCCACACCTGCCCGGCGAACGGCAACGCCAGGGCGACGACGGCCCGCAGCACGTCCGCGGTGACCATCACCGACCGCCGGGGCAGCCGGGCCACCAGGGCGGTCGCCACCGGTGCGAGCACCACGTAGGCGACCATCTTGATGCCGAACACGGTGCCGAGCACCGCACCGGCCCGGCGGCCCGCGAGGTCGTGCGCCAGGAGCCCGAGCGCGACGGTGGCCAGGCCGGTGCCGAGCAGGGACACCACCTGCGCCGTCAGCAGCCGTCGGTAGGCGGCGTTGCGGAGCACGGGTCCGATCGGCGAGGGCACCGGGCGATGCTACGGACCGCGGCCGCCCGCACCGCGCCGGTCGGGCTCACCGGGCGGGACCGTGGGCCGCCCTAGCATCGGCGCCGTGAAGGTGCTGCTGCTCGAGGACGACCCCGAGCTGGCCCCGGAGCTGGCCGCGGGCCTGCGCCGGCACGGCTTCGTCGTCGACCGGGTGGGCACGTGCGCGGACGCGGACCTGCAGGTCGCCGTCAGCCCGTACGACTGCCTGGTGCTGGACCGCCGGGTGCCGGACGGCGACGGCCTGGCGCTGATCGAGCAGTGGCGCGCCCGCGGCATCTTCACCCCGGCGCTGGTGCTGACCGCACGCGCGGAGGTGGCGGACCGCGTCGACGGCTTCGAGCGTGGGGCCGACGACTACCTGGTCAAGCCCTTCGCGCTCGCCGAGCTCGTCGTCCGGGTACGCACCCTGGGTCTGCGCGTCCGGGAGTCGAGGCCGCGCGTGCTGCGCGCAGCGGGGCTCGAGCTGGACGTCGCCCGGCACCGGGTCACGCTCGACGGGGTGCTGCTGACGCTGAGCGCCAAGGAGTTCGCGGTGCTGGAGGTGCTGCTCGAGCACGCGGGAGATGTGGTGCGCCGCGGGGAGCTGGTCGCACGGTGCTGGGACGAGCTGAGCGAGCCGGGGTCCAACGTGGTGGACGTGCTGGTCGGCCAGCTGCGGCGCAAGCTCGGCTCGGCGGAGCTGGTGGAGACGGTACGGGGCGTCGGCTACCGGCTGGCCGCCGAGCCGCCCGTCGGGTGAGGACCGTCAGCCCGGCCGTGCGCCGGATCCGCACGATCCGCTGGACCACCACGGCGGTGTTCGCGGCGACGACGGCCCTGTGCCTGGCGGTGCTGGTGGTCATCGCCCTCCGGATCGACACCACGTCGCGTGTGCGTGCGCTCGACGCGGGGCTGCGCTCGCAGGCGAGCAGCCTCGCCGAGGTGATCGGCTACGCGGACGGCGCCTTCGACCTGTCGTGGCTCGACACCACCCGGGACGTGCGGACCGCACCGGTGGTCGGCGTGGTCACCCCCGAGGAGATCGCCTACGCCGCACCCGACCAGGCGGCGCTGCCGGCCGATGCCGAGCTGCGGCGGGTGCTCGCGGACCTGGGCTCGCACCCCGGGGTGACGGTCTTCGAGGCCCCCGGCGTGAACGGCACGGAGGTGCACTGGGCGGCGGCCTCCCTGCTCGCGGCGTCGGCGCACGGCGTCACCACCGGCGCGATCGTCGTGGTGGGCGGACCGCTGGACGGCGGCGCCGAGCACAGCCGGCTGGCGCTGGGGCTGGTGGTCACGGCCGCCGCGCTGGTGGTGGCGGCGGCGCTGCTGGGGCACCTGGTGTCGGGCTTCGCGATGCGGCCGGCGGTGCGGGGGCTGGCCGAGCAGGAACGGTTCCTGCTCGAGGCGTCCCACGAGCTGCGCAC from Cellulomonas sp. NTE-D12 encodes:
- a CDS encoding TetR/AcrR family transcriptional regulator, translated to MNHPATVVPAAPGLDRPCSLREQKKQQTRHAIHDAACRLVMERGLPHVTVADICAEATVSERTFFNYYPSKAAAALGLPDTALAAHDEERFLAAHGPLVDDVCLLVADTAELHDHDLPRLRELIRLEPDLLTAVKQWTVSLRKRIVELAEQRTSPERARLAVALVFAALLLHADGGYTSHPPTARELRETVARLVAVGAESEDSFAADLAPVLVPGVAR
- a CDS encoding MFS transporter, with translation MPSPIGPVLRNAAYRRLLTAQVVSLLGTGLATVALGLLAHDLAGRRAGAVLGTVFGIKMVAYVVLAPVATALVARLPRRSVMVTADVLRAVVALALPFAGQVWQIYVLVFVLQAASAVHTPTFQSALPDVVTDEHEYTQALSFSRLADDLEMVLSPMLAAALLLVVSTHALFVGTGLGFAASAVLIMSVVVPRAATPAAADEGTPFEELPLGARVRHGALLMARTPGLRPALALNLAVAAAGAFVLVQTVVIARDTFGQSNDVVALLLAVNGLGSMTTALALPAVLRRRSERGVMLGGAVLLTVATFAVPLALGIQAPTAGLVTVGLVWLAVGAGWAAAEVPIARLIVRHVPAGERHSVFAAQFSLSHACWLVTYPLAGWLGAAGLRGAALVLAVVAAAATGAATALWPRKAAVPTTPGGGR
- a CDS encoding response regulator transcription factor codes for the protein MKVLLLEDDPELAPELAAGLRRHGFVVDRVGTCADADLQVAVSPYDCLVLDRRVPDGDGLALIEQWRARGIFTPALVLTARAEVADRVDGFERGADDYLVKPFALAELVVRVRTLGLRVRESRPRVLRAAGLELDVARHRVTLDGVLLTLSAKEFAVLEVLLEHAGDVVRRGELVARCWDELSEPGSNVVDVLVGQLRRKLGSAELVETVRGVGYRLAAEPPVG
- a CDS encoding HAMP domain-containing sensor histidine kinase, whose amino-acid sequence is MRTVSPAVRRIRTIRWTTTAVFAATTALCLAVLVVIALRIDTTSRVRALDAGLRSQASSLAEVIGYADGAFDLSWLDTTRDVRTAPVVGVVTPEEIAYAAPDQAALPADAELRRVLADLGSHPGVTVFEAPGVNGTEVHWAAASLLAASAHGVTTGAIVVVGGPLDGGAEHSRLALGLVVTAAALVVAAALLGHLVSGFAMRPAVRGLAEQERFLLEASHELRTPLTVLGVILDDAAHPGGAPDALVRARRQVDRLATVTSALLLRARASSGAAPVTLEPLHLDQLVEVAVAETGADVRLHTEPTVVSGNPELIAQAVRNLVDNAVRHAAPPIAVTVRDGAVEVTDGGPGIPPRLRRRIRRPGVSRGDGTGTGLAIVEWVAHTHGGTLTLDDAPAGGLRARLTFDDGPHRPLMGRRPH